A region of Dictyostelium discoideum AX4 chromosome 1 chromosome, whole genome shotgun sequence DNA encodes the following proteins:
- the ube2w gene encoding ubiquitin-conjugating enzyme E2W, translated as MTSRYAKRLQKELLDLKTNPPPCISITEGDNLDKWVIAVDGTEGSIYQGEHFKLQFKFSSGYPLDSPEVIFIGTPPIHPHIYSNGHICLSILYDNWSPALTVSSVCLSILSMLSGCTEKIRPTDDSKYVSRVLNKSPKEVRWMFHDDTV; from the exons atgacatCTCGTTATGCAAAAAGActtcaaaaagaattattagatttaaaaacaaatccGCCACCCTGCATTTCAATTACTGAAGGTGATAATTTAGATAAATGGGTCATAGCTGTGGATGGAACAGAGGGTTCAATTTATCAAGGAGAACATTTcaaattacaatttaaattctCTTCTGGTTATCCATTAGATTCACCAG AGGTAATTTTCATTGGAACACCACCAATTCACCCACATATTTATAGCAATGGTCACATTTGTTTATCGATTT tatATGATAATTGGAGTCCAGCTTTAACTGTTTCATCAGTTTGTTTAAGTATTTTGAGTATGTTAAGTGGTTGCACTGAAAAG attcgTCCAACTGATGATTCAAAATATGTTTCAAGagtattaaataaaagtCCAAAAGAAGTTAGATGGATGTTCCATGATGATACagtataa
- the pkbA gene encoding AKT family protein kinase, with amino-acid sequence MSTAPIKHEGFLTKEGGGFKSWKKRWFILKGGDLSYYKTKGELVPLGVIHLNTSGHIKNSDRKKRVNGFEVQTPSRTYFLCSETEEERAKWIEILINERELLLNGGKQPKKSEKVGVADFELLNLVGKGSFGKVIQVRKKDTGEVYAMKVLSKKHIVEHNEVEHTLSERNILQKINHPFLVNLNYSFQTEDKLYFILDYVNGGELFYHLQKDKKFTEDRVRYYGAEIVLALEHLHLSGVIYRDLKPENLLLTNEGHICMTDFGLCKEGLLTPTDKTGTFCGTPEYLAPEVLQGNGYGKQVDWWSFGSLLYEMLTGLPPFYNQDVQEMYRKIMMEKLSFPHFISPDARSLLEQLLERDPEKRLADPNLIKRHPFFRSIDWEQLFQKNIPPPFIPNVKGSADTSQIDPVFTDEAPSLTMAGECALNPQQQKDFEGFTYVAESEHLR; translated from the exons atgtcaacAGCACCAATTAAACATGAAGGTTTCCTCACTAAAGAAGGTGGTGGTTTCAAAAGTTGGAAAAAGAGATGGTTCATTCTCAAAGGTGGTGATTTAAGTTATTATAAAACAAAAGGT gaACTTGTACCATTAGGAgttattcatttaaatacATCAGgtcatattaaaaattctgATCGTAAGAAAAGAGTTAATGGATTTGAAGTACAAACACCATCACGTACATATTTCTTATGTTCAGAGACAGAGGAAGAACGTGCAAAATGGATAGagatattaattaatgaaagagaattattattgaatggTGGTAAACAACCAAAGAAATCGGAAAAGGTAGGAGTTGcagattttgaattattgaatttagtTGGTAAAGGTAGTTTTGGTAAAGTTATTCAAGTTAGAAAGAAAGATACTGGTGAAGTGTATGCAATGAAAGTTTTATCAAAGAAACATATCGTAGAGCATAACGAAGTCGAACATACATTGAGTGAGCGTAATATTCTTCAAAAGATCAATCACCCATTTTTGGTTAATCTCAACTACAGTTTTCAAACAGAGGATAAGCTTTACTTTATCTTGGATTATGTTAATGGTGGTGAGTTATTCTATCATCTTCAAAAGGACAAAAAGTTTACAGAGGATCGTGTCCGTTATTATGGCGCAGAGATCGTATTGGCATTGGAACATTTACATTTGTCGGGTGTCATCTATAGAGATTTGAAACCAGAGAATTTACTACTCACCAACGAGGGTCACATTTGCATGACCGATTTCGGTCTTTGCAAAGAGGGTCTATTGACACCAACCGACAAAACTGGTACTTTCTGTGGTACTCCTGAATATTTAGCACCCGAAGTACTTCAAGGCAATGGTTATGGTAAACAAGTGGATTGGTGGAGTTTTGGTTCTCTCCTCTATGAAATGCTCACTGGTTTACCACCATTCTACAATCAAGACGTCCAAGAGATGTATCGTAAGATCATGATGGAGAAATTATCTTTCCCACATTTCATTTCTCCAGATGCTCGTTCCCTCTTGGAACAACTCTTGGAAAGAGATCCTGAAAAAAGACTTGCCGATCCAAATCTTATTAAAAGACATCCTTTCTTCCGTTCCATCGATTGGGAACAATTATTCCAAAAGAATATTCCACCACCATTCATTCCAAATGTTAAAGGTTCTGCTGATACCTCTCAAATTGATCCAGTTTTCACTGATGAAGCTCCTTCTTTAACTATGGCTGGTGAATGTGCTTTAAATCcgcaacaacaaaaagattttgaag gATTTACATATGTCGCTGAATCTGAACATTTaagataa
- the pinA gene encoding hypothetical protein — protein MGDNNNNNNNEIREDENEPIPPFKCPEWASKPISNVYLEIIKNGVNIDRVDISKDKFTVFGRSSEVASVLLDHPSVSRRHAALVYHGANNRFYLIDLQSATGTQVNDEQVKPLTPTTVKENFTFKFGSSSKHFILKGTVNTNPSSSSSSSSSSSSEPKTVTCRHLLVKHQGSRNPSSWRESKITRTKERAIAKLNEYRATIISGSATFEDLAHKNSDCSSAKRGGYLDPFKRGQMQRPFEDCAFSLKVGEVSGIVDTDSGVHIIERLA, from the exons atgggcgataataataataataataataatgaaattagagaagatgaaaatgaaccAATACCACCATTTAAATGTCCAGAATGGGCATCAAAACCAATATCAAATGTTTATTTAGAGATTATAAAGAATGGTGTGAATATAGATAGAGTTGATATTAGTAAAGATAAATTCACAGTATTTGGTAGAAGTAGTGAAGTTGCGTCAGTTTTATTAGATCATCCATCAGTATCAAGAAGACATGCTGCATTGGTATATCATGGTGCAAATAATAGATtctatttaattgatttacaaTCTGCAACTGGCACTCAAGTTAATGATGAACAAGTTAAACCATTAACTCCAACAACTGTTAAAGAAAACTtcacttttaaatttggttcatcatcaaaacattttatattaaaaggCACTGTAAATACAAAtccatcatcttcttcatcatcatcatcatcatcatcatcagaacCAAAAACAGTCACTTGCCGTCATCTTTTAGTTAAACATCAAGGTTCAAGAAATCCATCATCTTGGAGGGAATCTAAAATTACAAGAACCAAAGAAAGAGCAATCGCTAAACTTAATGAATATAGAGCAACAATTATATCTGGTTCTGCCACATTTGAAGATTTAGCTCATAAAAATTCAGATTGTAGCAGTGCTAAAAGAGGTGGCTATCTTGATCCATTCAAAAGAGGCCAAATGCAAAGACCTTTTGAAGATTGCGC attttctttaaaagttGGTGAAGTTAGTGGCATTGTAGATACTGATTCAGGTGTTCATATTATTGAAAGATTAgcataa